Genomic window (Elusimicrobiota bacterium):
GTCGCTCCCGAGCACAGCGGCGTGCGCTTGAGCTCCGGGGCGACGTTCTGCTCGTACATCCCGTGCCCGGCCTCGTGCAGGGTGCTGAAGAGCGCGCCGGCGAAGTCTCCCTCGTCGTAGCGCGTGGTGATGCGCACGTCGTCGGGAGAGAAGTTCGTGGTGAAGGGGTGCGTGGACGCGTCCTGGCGCCCGCGCGTGAAGTCGAAGCCCATGGCCCCGGCGATCTCCTCTCCGAAGAGGCGCTGCTTGGCGGTCTCGAAGCGCCCCTTCAGCGGGGCGGAGCTCACCGCGTCCCGCTTCTCCGTCACGGCCTTCACGAGCGGGACGAGACCGGCTTTCATGTCCGTGAAGAGGCGGTTGAGGTCGGAGGTCTTCATCCCGGGCTCGAACTCCCCGAGCCAGGCGTCGTAGGGGTCCTCGAAGGAGCCGAGCGCGTCGGCGTACCGGCGTTTGAGCTCGACCATCTTCTCGAGCGCGGGGGCGAACTTCGCGAAGTCGTTCTCCTTGCGCGCGGCGGCCCAGATCTCCTGGGCGAGGGAGGCGTGGCGGGCGGTCTCCTCGACGAGCGCGGCGGGGACGCGGCTCTTGCGGGCGTATTCGCGTTCGGTCCAGCGCACGAGGGAGGCTTCGTCGGAGTCGTAGTCGCGGGAGAGCGGGGTCTTCGCGAGGGCGGCGCTGAGGCGTCCGACCTCCGGATCGACGAAGCGCTCGTGGGCCAGGCGCGTGAGCGTGCCGGTCTGCTCGCCGCGCGCCTCGATGCCTCCGGGGGGCATGCAGACCTGCTGGTCCCATTCGAGCAGGGCCGAGGCCATCTGGAGGTCGACGACCTCCTGCAGGCGTTCCTTCAGAGTCCGGTACTTCGGGTCCATGGCGGCCTCCCGTGCGCGTCCGTCCGTCGGAGTGGTATCATAGCCGAAATGGAGGGCGCCCGCATGAAGGAGCTATCCGTCCGAACGACGAAGCGCGCGGAGTTCGTGGACATCACCGCCGAGGTCCGCGGCTGCCTGCGGGAATGCAAGGCGAAGTCGGGCCTCATGGTCGTCTTCGTCCCGCACACGACGGCCGGCGTCACGATAAACGAGAACGCGGACCCCGACGTCGTCTCCGACATGACGGGCTTCATGTCCTCGCTCGTTGCTCCCAGCGAGGACTTCCGCCACGGGGAAGGGAACTCCGATGCCCACATCAAGTCGTCTCTGTTCTCCCCCTCCCTCACCCTCATCGTGGAGGACGGAGAACTCAAGCTCGGCACCTGGCAGGGAGTGTTCTTCGCCGAGTTCGACGGCCCCCGCAGCCGCAAGGTCTGGCTGAAGTTCATCGCCGGCTGAAAAAGAAGAACCCCCTTTCGGGGGTTCCGCTCCGAGCACCGTCTAAGACGTTAAGCCGTCTTGGGCCCGCAGGTGTTGGGCCACTGGCACGGCTTCACAGCGGCCAGGGTGAAGGCCTGGCGCTTGGGTCCGCAGGTGTTCGGGAATAGGCAGGGCTTCACGGCGGCCGTCGTGGACGGCGCCGTCAGCGCCGGGCTCATCGAGAGGATCAGGAGAAGCTGAAGCATGTTTGGTCCGGAGGACCTATCCTCCGTATGGGTCCATTGTACCAGCGAGGGCCCAGAAAACGGGATGACCGCGGACAAACAAAACAATTGACCGCGGACATTGACCGCGGTCAATCTTTTCCGGGCTCCGGGAAGCTCTAGGAGTCCTGGCCGGCGAGGCTGCGGAGCTTCTCGAGGTCGATGACGGCGATGTCCTTGCCGTCGCGGCGGATGTAGCCCTTGGTCTCGAAGTCCTTGAGCAGGCGGACGGTGGTCTCGATGGTGAGTCCGGACATCTCGGCGATGTCCTTGCGCTTGAGCGCGGAGACCACGGGGTTCTTCGGCGGAGGGATGGGGATGTGCCGCACGAGCGTCCCCGCGAGGCGGGAGCGGGCGGGTTTGAAGGCGATGTCGCGGGCGCGGGCCTCTCCGCGGCGCACGTCCTTGGCCATCTCGTGGAGGATGGCGATGGCCGCCTGCGGGTGGTGGTCGAGGAAGCGGCGGACCGTCTCCTCGTCGACCATCGAGACCACCGACTCGGTCACGGACTCGGCGTTGTCGGCGTAGGGCCAGCCGGCGAACATCGAGATGTGGCCCAGCAGGTCCCCGGGGTGCTCGAAGCGGAGCAGGAGCTGCTGGCCGGTGCGGCTGGCTTTGTAGATCTTCACCTTGCCGGTGCAGACCACGTAGACGCCCGTCGGCTTCTCCCCCTCGTAGAAGATGGTCTCGCCGGGGCGGAAGCGGTTGGCGATGCGCATCTCCTTCCACTCCTTGCGCGAGGCCTTATCGATGAGGTCGTAGAGGCAGGTCTTGCGGAAAGGACAGAGTTCGCAGTTGGGGGCGTCCCGTTTGGAAAATCCCATGGCTACATTCTACCAAAAGAACGCGCTGAAACCCAAAAAACATAAAAGCCGAGCCCCCGTGCGGGAGAGCGCGGGGGCTCGGAGGGGTTCAGCGCTTGGCGGAGAGCTTCCCGGTGTGGGTCTTCAGGATCTCCCGGAACTTGGGGAGGTCCCGGATGGGCTCGAGCTCGTTGTCGGTGCGGGCGAGGAGCATGGTCTGTCGGAGCTCGGCGACGCTGGCCGCGTTCTCCAGCGAGCGGTTGAGCGCCGAGAGGGAGAGCGCGAGGCGGCCGGAGATCGCGTAGCAGAGCGAGAGCTGGTAGTAGGCCGCGGAGTTCTGGGGCAGCTCGGCGACCGCGTTCTCGAGCACCCGGATCGCTTCTCCCGCGAGGCCGAGCTGGCGGTAGGCGGAGCCGATCTTTTCGTAGACCACGGAGCGCTGCACGGCGTCGAGCGTGCCCTTGCGGGCGTCGGCGTCGAGGGCCTCCTGGTAGGAGTCGACGGCTTCGCGGAAGCGCTGGGCCCCGTACTGTCCGTTGGCGCGGTCGAGCGCGTCCTGCACGCGCGGATCGACGCGGGGAGCGTCGAGCGCGGCGGGGCGGTCCGCCGAGGTCGGGACGTCGCGCAGGGCGTCGCGGTACTCCACGGTCCCGGACAGGCGCCCGTGGGCCTCGTCCTCGCTGATGACCCCGGCCTGGACCTGGTCGTAGAGGTCGAGCACGGTGCGGTTCTGCGGGGCGGACATCATCGCGGAGAAGATCTCGTTGCCGCGCACGAGCTTCGCGAGCGCGGGGTAGGCTTTGAGCTTGAGGGCCCGCCGGGCGCTGAGCTCGAGGTTGGCCTGGGATCTGTCGAAGTCGCGCATGCTGTAGCGCAGCGCGGCGGCGTAGAGGTTCGGCATCGGGTTGCCGGGGGCGGCGGCCGTCGCCTTTTTGTAGGCGTCGAGCGCCTCCTCCGTGCGGCCCAGGGCCTGGAGGCAGAGCCCCATCCCGTGATGGAGGAGGTAGGGAGAGGAGACGCTCTCCAGGGAGGAATCGAGGGCGATGGCGGTCTGGTAGGCGTCCACGGCCGCCTGGGCGTCGTCCCGGTCGGCCTTCTCGGGCGTCCCGCGCTGGAAGGCCCGCTGGTAGTAGGCGCCGCCGAGCCGGTAGAACGCCTCGGCCGAGGAGGAGTCGGCGCGGGTGGCGTTCTCGAAGAGGGAGACGGCCTGGGTGAAGCGCTGAGCGCGGAGGGCGGCGACGCCTTCGGTGACGAGGCGGCGGCTCTCGCTCGAGTCGCGCACGGCGGGGCGCGAGCGGTGCGACCGGGCGGCGAGGGCCGGGGTCGCGGAGGCGAGGACGCTCAGGATGGTCAGGATGGCGAGGATGCGGTTCTTCATGGCTTTCCCTCTTACCAGAGTGTAGCGGTCCGGGGGAGGCGCTTGTAGGGTCGGAGGGCCCCCATGAACGTAGGCCCTTCGACCCAAAGGCGATTTCGCCGTTCATGGTCATCCTTGCCATCGGGTTTTGGAAACGCTAGAATCTCCGTCGAACGGTGGCCGTAGCTCAGCTGGTTAGAGCGCCAGGTTGTGGCCCTGGAGGTCGCGGGTTCAAATCCCGTCGGTCACCCCAATTTGAAAGCACCCCGCTCCCCTTTGTTTCGGGAGGCGGGGTGCTTTCAAATTGGGGTGCTTTATACCACCTCATCCCCCATCTGTCGGCGCCCGAGTCCGCTCGCCCAACTGGTAGTTGGGCAGGAGGGACTCGGGTGCCCGCGCTTCGGGGCGGAAAAGTCCTTTCGACGTTGCCCTCCGCGCGGCGCCTCACCAAGGGGGAGGGCTCTGCCCTCCCCCGTTTCGTCGGCGCCGTCGGCCAGCTCGACCGAGGTTCCGCTCGGTCGAGGGCCAGGACGGCTGAACCCCCACCCGAAGTGGAAAGTCGTTCTCGATGAATCCCGGCTATTTCTTGAGGGTCTTGGCGACGGCTTCGGAGAGGGCGGCCATCGTGTAGGGCTTGGGGGCGATCCCCGCGAAGCCGTACTTCTTGAAGTCCGAGAGCACGGCGTCCTCGGAGTAGCCGGTCGAGGCGATGACGCGGGCCTCGGGGTCGATGTCGAGGATGCGCCTCACCGCCTCCTCTCCCCCCACTCCGCCGGGGACGGTGAGGTCGAGGATGACGGCGTGGAAGGGCCGGCCCGCCTTGCGCGCCTCGGAGAAGCGAGCGACCGCCTCGGCGCCGTCCTTCGCGCAGACCGTCTCGTAGCCGCAGGTCGCGAGGATGCGGGCGGCGGTGGTCAGGATGACCTCCTCGTCGTCCATGATGAGGATCCGGCCGCTGCCGCGGCGGTACTGCTCCGTCGCGCGCTCCTGCAGCTTGCGCTCCGAGGCGGGGAGGAGGACGCGGAAGGTC
Coding sequences:
- a CDS encoding Crp/Fnr family transcriptional regulator, coding for MGFSKRDAPNCELCPFRKTCLYDLIDKASRKEWKEMRIANRFRPGETIFYEGEKPTGVYVVCTGKVKIYKASRTGQQLLLRFEHPGDLLGHISMFAGWPYADNAESVTESVVSMVDEETVRRFLDHHPQAAIAILHEMAKDVRRGEARARDIAFKPARSRLAGTLVRHIPIPPPKNPVVSALKRKDIAEMSGLTIETTVRLLKDFETKGYIRRDGKDIAVIDLEKLRSLAGQDS
- a CDS encoding carboxypeptidase M32; amino-acid sequence: MDPKYRTLKERLQEVVDLQMASALLEWDQQVCMPPGGIEARGEQTGTLTRLAHERFVDPEVGRLSAALAKTPLSRDYDSDEASLVRWTEREYARKSRVPAALVEETARHASLAQEIWAAARKENDFAKFAPALEKMVELKRRYADALGSFEDPYDAWLGEFEPGMKTSDLNRLFTDMKAGLVPLVKAVTEKRDAVSSAPLKGRFETAKQRLFGEEIAGAMGFDFTRGRQDASTHPFTTNFSPDDVRITTRYDEGDFAGALFSTLHEAGHGMYEQNVAPELKRTPLCSGATMGVHESQSRLWENVVGRSRPFWKRFYPRLRELFPHFAGVEPETFYRAVNRAEPSFIRTESDELTYGLHVLVRFELEQELLRGKTKVRELPEAWNAKTKAYLGVVPPDDRRGVLQDVHWSAGLLGYFPTYALGNLISLQLWEAALKAHPSIPVDMERGDFAKLRGWLKENVHRHGRKFTAPELVKKAAGRDIEAAPYLRYLNAKYGEIYALGIGAATPL
- a CDS encoding tetratricopeptide repeat protein, coding for MKNRILAILTILSVLASATPALAARSHRSRPAVRDSSESRRLVTEGVAALRAQRFTQAVSLFENATRADSSSAEAFYRLGGAYYQRAFQRGTPEKADRDDAQAAVDAYQTAIALDSSLESVSSPYLLHHGMGLCLQALGRTEEALDAYKKATAAAPGNPMPNLYAAALRYSMRDFDRSQANLELSARRALKLKAYPALAKLVRGNEIFSAMMSAPQNRTVLDLYDQVQAGVISEDEAHGRLSGTVEYRDALRDVPTSADRPAALDAPRVDPRVQDALDRANGQYGAQRFREAVDSYQEALDADARKGTLDAVQRSVVYEKIGSAYRQLGLAGEAIRVLENAVAELPQNSAAYYQLSLCYAISGRLALSLSALNRSLENAASVAELRQTMLLARTDNELEPIRDLPKFREILKTHTGKLSAKR
- a CDS encoding secondary thiamine-phosphate synthase enzyme YjbQ, with the translated sequence MKELSVRTTKRAEFVDITAEVRGCLRECKAKSGLMVVFVPHTTAGVTINENADPDVVSDMTGFMSSLVAPSEDFRHGEGNSDAHIKSSLFSPSLTLIVEDGELKLGTWQGVFFAEFDGPRSRKVWLKFIAG